Proteins found in one Roseovarius pelagicus genomic segment:
- a CDS encoding anhydro-N-acetylmuramic acid kinase: MLKAGRLWALGAMSGTSLDGVDAALIETDGQDIFAFGDTAYRAYSDAERAVLKAALGRWPGDDLAEAEAVVMAAHIEVLQGFDRGALVGFHGQTLAHEPRGRGTHQIGDGAVLAEALNRPVVWDFRSADIELGGQGAPLAPFYHFACARHIGADAPLAFLNLGGVGNITWVDPRCARPEDEGALLAFDTGPANAPINDLMMARRGEPYDRDGRLAKRGNVVDGALELFLDEPYFMAMPPKSLDRDAFADMIGLVGELSDADAVATLTGMVAAAVLRGMEHCPTPPERMLVTGGGRHNPVMMDMLGAALDCPVEPVEAVGLDGDMLEAQAFAFLAVRVARGLPTSVRGTTGVRAAVSGGILSRPEGQ; the protein is encoded by the coding sequence ATGTTGAAGGCCGGACGCCTATGGGCGCTGGGGGCGATGTCGGGCACCTCTCTGGATGGTGTCGATGCGGCGCTGATCGAGACCGACGGACAGGACATTTTCGCCTTTGGCGACACTGCGTACCGGGCCTATTCGGATGCGGAACGCGCCGTGCTGAAAGCGGCGCTGGGGCGCTGGCCGGGGGATGATCTGGCCGAAGCGGAGGCCGTCGTTATGGCGGCACATATTGAGGTTCTACAAGGGTTTGACCGTGGTGCACTGGTCGGCTTTCACGGTCAGACGCTGGCCCATGAGCCACGTGGGCGCGGTACGCATCAAATCGGCGACGGGGCGGTACTGGCCGAGGCGCTGAACCGCCCGGTGGTCTGGGATTTTCGCAGTGCTGACATCGAATTAGGCGGGCAGGGTGCGCCGCTGGCCCCGTTCTATCATTTTGCCTGCGCGCGTCATATTGGGGCGGATGCGCCGCTGGCGTTCCTGAATCTGGGTGGTGTGGGCAATATCACATGGGTCGATCCGCGCTGCGCGCGACCAGAGGACGAGGGCGCGTTGCTGGCCTTTGACACCGGCCCGGCGAATGCACCGATCAACGATTTGATGATGGCGCGGCGGGGCGAGCCCTATGATCGCGACGGTCGGCTGGCAAAACGGGGCAACGTGGTGGACGGCGCGTTGGAGCTGTTTCTTGACGAGCCATATTTTATGGCCATGCCGCCGAAGTCGCTGGATCGCGATGCCTTTGCCGACATGATCGGGCTGGTGGGGGAATTGAGCGATGCAGACGCTGTTGCGACGCTGACGGGGATGGTCGCCGCAGCGGTGTTGCGCGGGATGGAGCATTGCCCGACCCCGCCCGAACGCATGTTGGTAACGGGAGGCGGGCGGCACAATCCGGTGATGATGGACATGTTGGGTGCCGCGCTTGATTGCCCGGTAGAGCCGGTCGAGGCCGTGGGGCTGGACGGGGATATGCTAGAAGCGCAAGCCTTTGCATTTTTGGCGGTGCGCGTGGCGCGCGGGCTGCCAACATCCGTACGTGGCACGACTGGGGTACGCGCCGCTGTGTCGGGCGGCATCCTGAGCAGGCCGGAGGGACAGTGA
- a CDS encoding maleate cis-trans isomerase family protein: MDYDLNKGAGGGVRMGMIVLRTDETLEFEARQVLAGRDAQLLHSRIPNQNEVSPETLAEMERALPTAAGLLPDGLAAIGYGCTSAATVIGEDAVARAIQVAQAGVPVTNPISAVKAALEALGARRIAMVTPYVPSVTAPMIALLAQGGIEVVREISFGEGDDRRVARIAPHSTRAAMLEAGRDDGVDAVFASCTNLQTFPVIELVETELGLPVVTSNQALLWHMLRLAGAQAQGWGPGRLFCL, translated from the coding sequence ATGGACTACGATCTGAACAAGGGCGCAGGGGGCGGCGTCAGGATGGGTATGATCGTGCTGCGGACTGATGAAACGTTGGAATTTGAGGCACGACAGGTGTTGGCCGGGCGCGATGCGCAACTGCTGCACAGTCGTATCCCTAATCAGAACGAGGTGTCACCTGAAACGCTGGCCGAGATGGAGCGCGCATTGCCCACGGCGGCGGGATTGCTGCCCGACGGGCTGGCAGCGATCGGCTATGGCTGTACGTCTGCGGCAACCGTGATCGGGGAGGACGCGGTGGCCCGCGCGATACAGGTGGCACAGGCGGGCGTGCCCGTCACCAACCCGATCAGCGCGGTAAAGGCGGCACTGGAGGCGCTGGGAGCGCGACGGATCGCCATGGTGACCCCCTATGTGCCCAGTGTGACCGCGCCGATGATCGCGTTGCTGGCACAAGGCGGGATTGAAGTCGTGCGCGAGATCAGTTTCGGCGAAGGTGATGACCGACGGGTGGCGCGTATCGCGCCACATTCGACGCGGGCCGCGATGCTGGAGGCCGGGCGTGATGACGGGGTTGATGCAGTCTTTGCCAGTTGCACCAATTTGCAGACGTTTCCTGTAATCGAACTGGTGGAAACCGAGTTGGGGCTGCCGGTGGTGACGTCCAATCAGGCGCTGTTGTGGCACATGCTGCGATTGGCTGGCGCGCAGGCGCAGGGGTGGGGGCCGGGACGGCTCTTCTGTCTGTAG
- a CDS encoding vWA domain-containing protein, which yields MFLPFFETLRKSGLPVSLREYLTFLDGVSAGLATYDVEAFYYLARAAMVKDERHIDRFDRAFAHSFQGLDAITAEQVLDAVDLPAEWLEKLAEKHLSDAEKAEIEALGGFDKLMETLKERLKEQQARHQGGNKWIGTAGTSPFGAYGYNPEGVRIGQDKSRHQRAVKVWDKREFRNLDGDVELGTRNIKVALKRLRQWVRDGAEEELDLNGTIRATAEHGYLDVQTRPERRNAVKVLLFLDVGGSMDPHIRVVEELFSAARAEFKHLEYHYFHNCLYEGVWRDNRRRWDAQIPTQDVLHTYGPDYKCIFVGDAAMSPYEIAYPGGANEHWNAESGQTWLQRARDQWPDNLWINPVPEYRWNYTQSTQMIYEIFETRMVPMTLEGLSRGMKMLTR from the coding sequence ATGTTCCTGCCGTTTTTTGAAACTTTGCGAAAGTCCGGTCTTCCGGTCAGCTTGCGCGAATACCTGACGTTCCTTGATGGCGTCAGTGCCGGTCTGGCCACCTATGATGTCGAGGCATTCTACTACCTCGCCCGCGCCGCGATGGTAAAGGACGAGCGCCACATCGACCGCTTTGATCGCGCCTTTGCCCACAGCTTTCAAGGGCTGGACGCGATCACCGCAGAACAGGTGCTGGACGCCGTCGATCTGCCTGCTGAATGGCTTGAAAAGCTGGCGGAAAAACACCTAAGCGATGCGGAAAAGGCAGAGATCGAAGCGCTCGGCGGATTTGATAAGCTGATGGAAACGCTCAAAGAGCGCCTGAAAGAACAGCAGGCCCGCCATCAGGGCGGCAACAAATGGATCGGCACGGCAGGTACCTCGCCCTTCGGTGCCTATGGCTACAACCCGGAAGGCGTGCGCATCGGCCAGGACAAATCGCGCCATCAGCGCGCGGTCAAAGTCTGGGACAAACGCGAATTTCGCAATCTCGACGGCGATGTTGAGTTGGGCACACGCAATATCAAGGTGGCGCTAAAGCGCCTGCGCCAATGGGTACGTGACGGTGCCGAAGAAGAACTCGACCTCAATGGCACCATCCGCGCCACCGCCGAACATGGCTACCTCGACGTCCAGACCCGCCCCGAACGGCGCAACGCAGTCAAGGTGCTGCTCTTTCTTGACGTTGGTGGTTCGATGGACCCGCATATTCGCGTGGTCGAAGAATTGTTTTCGGCTGCACGCGCGGAATTCAAACATCTCGAATACCACTATTTCCACAACTGCCTCTACGAAGGCGTCTGGCGCGACAACCGCCGCCGCTGGGATGCTCAAATCCCCACACAGGACGTCCTGCATACCTACGGACCGGATTACAAATGTATCTTTGTGGGGGACGCCGCCATGTCCCCCTACGAGATCGCCTATCCCGGCGGCGCCAACGAACATTGGAATGCTGAATCCGGGCAGACGTGGCTGCAACGCGCCCGCGACCAATGGCCGGACAACCTCTGGATCAATCCGGTGCCGGAATACCGTTGGAACTACACGCAATCGACACAAATGATTTATGAAATATTCGAGACGCGCATGGTGCCAATGACACTAGAGGGCCTCTCGCGCGGCATGAAGATGCTCACGCGCTGA
- a CDS encoding DUF2927 domain-containing protein, with product MRRLILPICLMLGACMPGASGDVTSRAATQTDPSMPPMKVFSVPRPTPPARSNQDMARDFIDLSLRLESGRELKVLSRFEGPISVKVVGAPPPTLLPDLNRLLHRLRTEASIDISLINGPSANITIEAVPRSEIRRHLPQAACFVVPNISRLSQYRAAKRSRLTNWSALTTRRKIAIFVPSDAAPQEVRDCLHEELAQAIGPLNDLYRLPDSVFNDDNVHTVLTGFDMLMLRAFYAPELQSGMSRREVSARLPAILARLNPNGEYVAPRRTSTTPRAWVRAIQTALGPGAGPMQRRTAAQSALHVAETVGWTDHRRGFSHYALGRLTQNTDPDFAQNHFAAADAYYRRSPGTALHRAHAAAQLASYAIAHGRGDVALTLLAPQLPVAEKHENAALLASLMMLRAEALELTGRVAEARTVRLDSLGWARYGYGADWAVRAKLREIGALNPLKGTNG from the coding sequence ATGCGTCGTCTAATTCTGCCGATCTGCCTTATGCTAGGGGCTTGCATGCCCGGTGCGTCCGGGGACGTCACCTCCCGCGCGGCAACCCAAACCGACCCATCCATGCCCCCGATGAAGGTGTTTTCCGTACCGCGGCCCACCCCCCCGGCACGCTCAAATCAGGATATGGCGCGCGATTTCATCGACCTTAGTCTGCGGCTTGAATCGGGGCGCGAGCTAAAGGTGCTGTCGCGGTTCGAGGGGCCGATCTCGGTCAAGGTGGTGGGCGCGCCACCTCCGACACTTCTGCCTGATCTCAATCGCCTGCTGCACCGACTGCGGACCGAGGCGAGTATCGACATCAGCCTGATCAATGGCCCAAGCGCCAATATCACGATTGAGGCCGTCCCACGTTCAGAAATTCGACGGCATCTGCCGCAGGCCGCATGTTTCGTCGTGCCCAACATTTCGCGCCTGTCGCAGTACCGTGCTGCTAAACGCTCGCGCCTCACGAACTGGAGCGCGCTGACCACCCGTCGCAAAATCGCGATTTTTGTCCCCAGCGACGCCGCCCCTCAGGAAGTGCGCGATTGCCTGCACGAGGAATTGGCGCAGGCCATTGGTCCGCTCAACGATTTGTACCGTCTGCCCGATTCGGTCTTTAACGACGACAACGTTCATACGGTGCTGACCGGCTTTGACATGCTCATGCTGCGCGCCTTCTATGCCCCGGAACTGCAATCGGGTATGTCCCGTCGCGAGGTTTCCGCCCGACTGCCGGCCATCCTTGCGCGTCTCAATCCAAATGGTGAATATGTCGCGCCGCGCCGCACAAGCACCACCCCCCGCGCATGGGTGCGCGCCATCCAGACTGCCCTTGGCCCCGGCGCCGGTCCCATGCAACGTCGAACAGCGGCCCAATCCGCCCTGCACGTTGCTGAAACGGTGGGCTGGACCGATCATCGCCGCGGCTTTAGCCACTATGCATTGGGCCGCCTGACGCAAAACACCGATCCAGATTTCGCCCAGAACCATTTTGCCGCCGCCGACGCCTATTACCGGCGCAGCCCCGGCACCGCATTGCACCGCGCCCATGCCGCCGCTCAACTGGCATCCTATGCCATTGCTCATGGTCGCGGTGACGTCGCCCTGACGCTGCTGGCGCCGCAATTGCCCGTTGCAGAGAAACACGAAAACGCCGCTCTTCTCGCCTCATTGATGATGCTGCGCGCCGAGGCGCTGGAATTGACTGGTCGCGTGGCCGAAGCCCGGACAGTGCGTCTGGACAGCCTTGGCTGGGCACGATACGGATACGGCGCGGATTGGGCCGTACGTGCAAAACTGCGCGAAATTGGTGCCTTGAACCCGCTCAAAGGAACAAACGGGTAA
- a CDS encoding AAA family ATPase: MKFEGTDDYVATQDLTVAVNAAVTLERPLLVKGEPGTGKTELARQVARGLGLKMIEWNIKSTTRAHQGLYEYDAVSRLRDSQLGEEKVHDVANYIRPGKLWQAFTADQKVVLLIDEIDKADIEFPNDLLQELDKMEFHVYETGETIAARQRPIVIITSNNEKELPDAFLRRCFFHYIRFPDMDTMKKIVAVHHPGIKDALLTTALTQFYEIREQQGLKKKPSTSEVLDWLKLLLAEDLTADDLKKDGADALPRLHGALLKNEQDVHLFERLAFMARRQR, translated from the coding sequence ATGAAATTCGAAGGCACAGACGATTACGTCGCAACCCAGGACTTGACGGTTGCGGTGAATGCGGCTGTTACGCTTGAACGTCCCCTGCTGGTAAAGGGTGAACCGGGAACAGGCAAAACCGAACTGGCCCGTCAGGTCGCACGCGGCCTTGGCCTGAAGATGATCGAGTGGAATATCAAATCAACCACCCGCGCCCATCAGGGCCTGTATGAATACGACGCTGTCAGCCGCCTGCGGGACAGCCAGCTGGGCGAGGAAAAAGTGCATGACGTTGCCAACTATATCCGCCCCGGCAAACTGTGGCAGGCCTTTACTGCCGATCAAAAAGTGGTGCTGTTGATCGACGAGATCGACAAGGCCGATATAGAATTTCCCAACGACCTGCTACAGGAACTCGACAAGATGGAGTTTCATGTCTACGAGACCGGCGAGACCATCGCCGCCCGTCAGCGTCCCATCGTGATCATCACCTCCAACAATGAAAAAGAACTGCCAGACGCCTTTCTGCGACGGTGCTTTTTCCACTACATCCGCTTCCCGGACATGGACACGATGAAGAAGATCGTTGCAGTTCATCACCCCGGTATCAAAGATGCGCTGCTGACCACTGCGCTCACGCAGTTCTACGAGATTCGCGAGCAACAAGGATTGAAGAAGAAGCCTTCCACCTCTGAAGTATTGGATTGGCTCAAACTGCTGCTTGCCGAGGATCTGACGGCTGACGACCTCAAGAAAGACGGCGCGGACGCCCTGCCGCGCCTGCATGGCGCGTTGTTGAAAAACGAACAGGATGTGCATCTGTTCGAGCGATTGGCCTTTATGGCGCGCCGACAGCGTTAG
- the dksA gene encoding RNA polymerase-binding protein DksA, with the protein MKAEVFLPDDYQPVDDEPFMNDRQTEYFRRKLLEWRDDLLAGSRDTIEGLQDGTRAIPDVADRASEETDRALELRTRDRQRKLVAKIDQALRRIEEGEYGYCEVTGEPISLKRLDARPIATMSLEAQERHERREKVHRDD; encoded by the coding sequence ATGAAAGCCGAAGTTTTCCTGCCGGATGACTATCAGCCGGTCGACGACGAACCATTTATGAATGACCGCCAGACCGAATACTTCCGACGCAAGCTGCTGGAGTGGCGTGATGACCTTCTGGCGGGCAGCCGGGACACCATCGAGGGGCTGCAGGACGGTACGCGCGCGATCCCGGACGTCGCCGACCGCGCCAGCGAGGAAACCGACCGCGCGCTGGAATTGCGCACTCGTGATCGTCAGCGCAAGCTGGTGGCCAAGATCGATCAGGCGCTGCGTCGAATCGAAGAGGGTGAATATGGTTACTGCGAAGTGACCGGCGAACCGATCAGCCTGAAGCGTCTGGATGCACGCCCCATCGCGACCATGAGCCTTGAGGCACAAGAGCGTCACGAGCGCCGCGAAAAAGTTCACCGCGACGACTGA
- a CDS encoding FAD-dependent monooxygenase — protein sequence MDLSGLRIAVIGGGIGGLAVARAFALREASVTVYEQANAIAEVGAGLQISPNGFSVLRALGLGDAVRDVGVQAATIALHDYRGSRVLQLDLGRLTQRDYWFLHRADLIDVLRRGAVAAGVNIRLGSRAIEAAPGPVLRLEDGAVDADLVIGADGLHSVLRPALNGVAEPFFTGQVAWRATVPCSRGGVAEARVHMGPRRHLVSYPLRDGQIMNIVAVEERAEWTAESWSHRGDPDTLRARFADFGPDVQTILARVDTVHQWGLFRHPVARVWGQGGTALLGDAAHPTLPFMAQGACMALEDAWVLADALTMAEDMDAALAAYQMRREARVRRVVEAANGNAWKYHLSFGPLRFAAHTAMRLGGALVPQRMMQQFDWIYGYDVTGGR from the coding sequence ATGGATCTAAGCGGGCTCAGGATCGCCGTTATCGGCGGCGGAATTGGCGGGTTGGCCGTCGCGCGCGCCTTCGCGCTGCGCGAGGCCAGCGTTACGGTTTATGAACAGGCCAATGCGATTGCCGAGGTCGGTGCAGGCTTGCAGATCAGCCCCAATGGGTTTTCTGTACTGCGCGCGTTGGGGCTGGGCGATGCGGTGCGCGATGTTGGTGTGCAGGCCGCTACCATTGCGTTGCATGATTATCGCGGGTCACGGGTGCTACAGCTCGATCTGGGGCGATTGACACAGCGCGACTATTGGTTCCTGCACCGGGCTGATTTGATTGACGTTCTGCGTCGCGGCGCGGTCGCGGCGGGGGTGAATATCCGGCTGGGATCGCGGGCCATAGAGGCCGCGCCGGGGCCGGTGTTGCGGCTGGAGGATGGTGCGGTCGACGCTGATCTGGTGATCGGCGCGGACGGGTTGCATTCGGTTCTGCGCCCGGCACTGAACGGCGTGGCAGAGCCATTTTTTACTGGTCAGGTGGCGTGGCGTGCGACCGTTCCGTGTTCGCGGGGCGGGGTGGCAGAGGCACGCGTGCATATGGGTCCACGTCGTCATCTGGTCAGTTATCCGCTGCGTGACGGGCAGATAATGAACATTGTCGCAGTCGAAGAGCGCGCCGAATGGACCGCCGAAAGCTGGAGCCACCGGGGGGATCCCGATACCCTGCGCGCGCGGTTCGCCGATTTTGGACCTGACGTGCAAACGATACTGGCCCGCGTGGACACCGTGCATCAATGGGGCCTTTTCCGACACCCTGTCGCGCGTGTCTGGGGGCAGGGCGGTACGGCGCTTCTGGGGGATGCGGCGCATCCGACGCTGCCCTTCATGGCGCAGGGTGCGTGCATGGCACTGGAGGATGCGTGGGTGTTGGCAGATGCGCTGACGATGGCGGAAGATATGGACGCGGCACTGGCAGCTTATCAAATGCGACGCGAGGCGCGGGTGCGGCGCGTCGTAGAGGCCGCGAACGGCAATGCGTGGAAATACCACCTTTCGTTTGGCCCACTGCGGTTCGCAGCGCATACAGCGATGCGTCTGGGAGGGGCGCTGGTGCCGCAGCGGATGATGCAACAGTTCGACTGGATTTACGGGTATGACGTGACGGGCGGACGTTAG
- a CDS encoding Fur family transcriptional regulator: MSDTIIDRCVAKGLRMTDQRRTIAAVLEESDDHPDVDELYARASARDPHISLATVYRTVKLFEESGILEKVDFGDGRARYEDAEREHHDHLIDLKTGDVIEFVDPEIEALQEKIAAKLGYRLTGHKMELYGVPLKKR; the protein is encoded by the coding sequence ATGAGCGACACAATCATCGACCGTTGCGTGGCCAAGGGCCTGCGCATGACAGATCAGAGGCGAACCATCGCCGCCGTATTGGAAGAGTCCGATGATCATCCTGATGTGGATGAGCTCTACGCGCGTGCCAGCGCGCGTGATCCGCATATCTCGCTTGCGACGGTCTACCGAACGGTCAAGCTGTTCGAGGAAAGCGGTATCCTTGAAAAGGTCGATTTCGGTGACGGTCGTGCGCGTTACGAGGATGCTGAGCGAGAGCACCACGACCACCTGATCGACCTCAAGACGGGGGACGTAATCGAATTCGTCGACCCCGAGATCGAAGCCCTGCAAGAAAAGATCGCGGCGAAACTGGGGTACCGCCTGACCGGACACAAGATGGAACTTTATGGCGTACCGCTGAAGAAACGGTGA
- a CDS encoding DEAD/DEAH box helicase yields the protein MNLFEEMGLPGSLVKKLAAQGITDPTPIQSHAIPHALNGFDVMGLAQTGTGKTAAFGLPLIARMMEERTKPGPKAVASLILAPTRELAGQIKDTLLPLVRDTPMKIGVVVGGQSINVQIKRLEKGTHILVATPGRLLDLLDRRAVRLDETKFLVLDEADQMLDLGFIHALRKIAGLIPSERQTMLFSATMPKQMEEIAGSYLKHPKRVQVAPPGKAADKVTQEVHFIAKAEKPNLLIELLGKHRDELALVFGRTKHGSDKLAKKLMSAGFDVAAIHGNKSQGQRDRALKAFRDGEVKVLVATDVAARGLDIPDVKHVYNFDLPNVPDNYVHRIGRTARAGKDGAAIAFCSPDEMGELKDIQKTMGISIPVASGRAWEDLPDPKAKPKGRGGSGGPGGRRRGGGGGGPKGGGQGGRNAQGAAGGGAAGQGKPQQRRRRRGGGGPKAAA from the coding sequence TTGAACTTGTTTGAAGAAATGGGGCTGCCCGGCAGTCTGGTCAAAAAACTTGCCGCGCAAGGTATCACCGACCCCACTCCGATCCAGAGCCATGCGATTCCGCATGCCTTGAACGGATTTGACGTGATGGGGCTGGCGCAGACCGGCACGGGCAAAACCGCCGCGTTTGGTCTGCCGCTGATCGCGCGGATGATGGAGGAACGGACGAAGCCGGGGCCCAAAGCGGTTGCCAGCCTGATTCTGGCCCCGACACGCGAATTGGCTGGCCAGATCAAGGATACGCTATTGCCGCTGGTCCGTGACACGCCGATGAAAATCGGTGTCGTTGTTGGCGGACAATCGATCAATGTGCAGATCAAGCGGCTGGAGAAGGGCACGCATATTCTGGTGGCGACGCCGGGCCGGTTGCTGGACCTGCTGGATCGTCGCGCCGTGCGGCTGGACGAGACCAAGTTCCTGGTGCTGGACGAGGCCGATCAGATGCTGGATCTCGGGTTCATCCACGCCCTGCGCAAGATTGCGGGTCTGATCCCGTCGGAACGCCAGACGATGCTGTTTTCGGCCACAATGCCCAAGCAGATGGAAGAAATTGCGGGAAGTTATCTGAAGCATCCCAAACGGGTACAAGTTGCCCCTCCGGGCAAGGCTGCGGATAAGGTCACGCAAGAAGTCCATTTTATCGCCAAGGCGGAAAAGCCGAACCTGCTGATCGAGTTGCTGGGCAAGCACCGGGATGAATTGGCGCTGGTTTTTGGCCGGACCAAGCATGGATCGGACAAGCTGGCGAAAAAGCTGATGTCAGCCGGGTTCGATGTTGCCGCCATTCATGGCAACAAAAGTCAGGGCCAACGTGATCGCGCGTTAAAGGCGTTCCGTGACGGTGAGGTAAAGGTACTGGTGGCCACCGATGTGGCGGCGCGCGGCCTCGATATCCCGGATGTGAAACATGTCTACAACTTTGACCTGCCGAACGTGCCGGACAACTACGTTCACCGTATTGGTCGGACCGCGCGGGCCGGCAAGGATGGGGCGGCGATCGCGTTCTGTTCACCTGACGAAATGGGCGAACTGAAGGACATTCAAAAAACGATGGGTATATCGATCCCTGTTGCGTCGGGGCGCGCATGGGAAGATTTGCCTGATCCCAAAGCCAAGCCAAAAGGGCGCGGTGGCTCTGGAGGTCCCGGTGGTCGACGTCGTGGCGGCGGTGGCGGCGGCCCCAAAGGGGGCGGCCAGGGTGGTCGTAATGCGCAGGGCGCAGCCGGTGGAGGCGCTGCCGGGCAGGGCAAGCCGCAACAGCGGCGTCGCCGTCGCGGTGGTGGCGGTCCCAAGGCTGCTGCCTGA
- a CDS encoding sterol desaturase family protein, translating into MELNWINDVILKLTGLLVGPATRFWPVYLIVSLLICIAVIAARPMYRTKLRRRLPTSICKQASYLSDLKFLIQRRGITAPKWIIAILFCAVLTHGVAGLFGARSETSLHNPVAIAALLLLIHDFGTYWLHRARRHLVPWATSTLMRSVYIGTLQGVAIGLLIRDVPLLALIGVNAGYAALCMAGTGLRHSHVWLGFGRVLEHILISPAQHQIHHSSAAEHRNKNYGEVLAIWDWMFGTLYVSRKRHDSWVAAKMVSIHDHSTRITMQIVQVIDTMFASAQLPTDRTIHAK; encoded by the coding sequence ATGGAGTTGAATTGGATCAACGACGTCATCTTGAAACTCACCGGCCTGCTGGTCGGACCCGCAACGCGGTTCTGGCCAGTTTATCTGATTGTTTCGCTCCTGATCTGCATCGCAGTCATCGCGGCGCGACCGATGTACCGGACAAAGCTGCGTCGGCGACTGCCCACGTCGATCTGCAAGCAGGCCTCGTATTTATCTGATCTAAAATTTTTGATTCAGCGCCGTGGGATTACCGCGCCGAAATGGATCATTGCCATACTTTTCTGCGCTGTGCTGACGCACGGGGTGGCCGGGTTGTTTGGTGCAAGGTCGGAAACGTCTCTGCATAACCCGGTGGCTATCGCGGCTCTGCTGCTGTTGATCCACGATTTTGGCACCTATTGGCTGCACCGTGCGCGCAGGCACCTCGTGCCGTGGGCGACCTCTACACTGATGCGGAGTGTCTATATCGGCACGTTGCAGGGCGTTGCCATCGGATTGTTGATCCGTGATGTCCCGCTCCTAGCCCTGATCGGGGTGAATGCGGGTTATGCCGCGCTTTGCATGGCAGGGACGGGCCTGCGCCATAGTCATGTATGGTTGGGGTTCGGTCGCGTGTTGGAGCATATCCTGATCTCGCCCGCGCAACATCAAATCCACCATTCATCGGCCGCGGAACATCGTAACAAAAACTACGGTGAAGTGCTGGCGATCTGGGACTGGATGTTTGGCACGCTATACGTCTCGCGAAAACGCCATGACAGTTGGGTAGCCGCGAAAATGGTGTCGATTCACGACCATTCGACGCGGATAACCATGCAGATCGTGCAAGTGATAGACACGATGTTTGCATCGGCACAGCTGCCGACGGACAGGACGATCCACGCAAAATGA
- a CDS encoding acyltransferase family protein, with product MNAGFSAYLNVLRFGAALVVLMSHFGFVRYSGGRWLWIREFNFGSDAVIIFFVLSGLVVAQAASRKRSGLGGFAFDRLTRLWSVAIPALVIGFTLDRIGARIAPSAYEGWFYVPLPFDEQMWRGMSFSNQWGGMATRLGTNGPYWSLSYEAAYYALFAVGFYLRGLWRVLLLAVGLWVFGLNIMLLMPAWLMGAALYFWLARGVLPRRHLALLLAVVPVLAYGAAVATGLPEALLVVTDPLDEVVNLRFSDEPIWSAILGALVAVHLMGMAGLLTDTSLSRVAPRAAWAAGASFSLYLMHYPALQFFGGIMPKSRYATLNEAMLLAAVLMFCALFARLFERPLPTLRAALLRFAMWIRPNPARAPHGSPAD from the coding sequence ATGAACGCTGGCTTTTCGGCTTATCTAAACGTGTTGCGGTTCGGCGCGGCCCTTGTCGTGTTGATGTCGCATTTTGGTTTCGTACGGTATTCCGGTGGCCGGTGGCTGTGGATACGCGAATTCAACTTTGGCAGCGACGCGGTGATCATTTTCTTTGTGCTGTCGGGGCTGGTGGTCGCGCAGGCGGCATCCCGCAAGCGCAGCGGACTCGGCGGCTTTGCCTTTGATCGGCTGACGCGGCTGTGGTCGGTTGCGATCCCCGCGCTGGTGATCGGTTTCACACTGGACCGGATTGGTGCGCGGATCGCCCCATCCGCGTATGAGGGATGGTTCTACGTGCCGCTGCCATTCGATGAACAAATGTGGCGCGGGATGAGTTTTTCCAATCAATGGGGCGGCATGGCAACCCGGTTGGGCACGAACGGGCCGTATTGGTCGCTGAGCTATGAGGCGGCTTACTATGCGCTGTTCGCGGTCGGTTTCTACTTGCGAGGGCTTTGGCGGGTGCTTCTGCTGGCGGTTGGTCTGTGGGTCTTTGGGCTGAACATCATGCTGCTTATGCCCGCGTGGCTGATGGGGGCTGCGCTCTATTTCTGGCTGGCGCGTGGCGTGCTGCCCCGGCGGCATTTGGCACTGCTGCTGGCTGTTGTGCCAGTGCTGGCCTATGGTGCCGCCGTTGCGACAGGACTACCCGAAGCTTTGCTGGTCGTAACCGATCCGCTGGACGAAGTGGTGAACCTGCGGTTCTCTGACGAACCGATCTGGAGCGCGATTCTGGGTGCGCTGGTCGCGGTTCATTTGATGGGCATGGCGGGGTTATTGACCGACACCAGCCTGTCGCGGGTCGCGCCGCGTGCGGCGTGGGCAGCGGGGGCGAGTTTCTCGCTTTACCTGATGCATTACCCGGCGTTGCAGTTCTTTGGCGGCATCATGCCGAAATCGCGCTATGCGACGCTGAACGAGGCGATGCTGCTGGCGGCGGTGCTGATGTTTTGCGCCCTGTTCGCGCGCCTGTTTGAACGGCCATTGCCGACGTTGCGCGCTGCACTGCTGCGGTTCGCCATGTGGATCAGACCAAATCCGGCTCGCGCCCCACACGGTTCGCCAGCCGACTGA